Proteins from a single region of Cystobacter fuscus DSM 2262:
- the sdhA gene encoding succinate dehydrogenase flavoprotein subunit yields MAAAARFTVVGGGLAGLMTTIKLAEAGHQVDILSLVPVKRSHSVCAQGGINGAVNTKGEGDSPDIHVKDTLRGGDFLAEQVSVKGMCYAAPGIIYLLDRMGVTFNRTPEGLLDFRRFGGTLHHRTAFAGATTGQQLLYALDEQVRRWESEGRVTKYEHWEWLGTVKDGTGRCIGSVAMDLRTNEIRTFPAEAVCLATGGPGIVFGRSTNSIINTGTAAGRAYMEGAIYANGEFIQVHPTSIPGEDKLRLMSESVRGEGGRVWVPRKKGDVRDPRQIPESDRFYFLEEKYPKYKNLVPRDVATREIFTVCRELGLGIGGRDAVFLDVTHIPAAKLTEKLGGVMEIYEKFVGDDPRHVPMQIFPGMHYSMGGLHVSFEADSKTQTPLVGSPINHTTRIPGLYAAGEAEYAYHGANRLGANSLLSCIYAGMLSGPAMASFAKNNTKSATDADLQKHFAEAKKFWEERFASIKKMDGKENAYGLTKELGDIMTENVTVVRYNDRLQKTLDRIREFKDRWKNINALDTGNVANRSISYANQLWNMFELAEVITKSALMRDESRGAHYKPDFSLPEPASKDPTQDANWMGLWKKRHEKWAKATLASYSPESPQISYEDIPTPVLDPEPRWYA; encoded by the coding sequence ATGGCAGCAGCAGCGCGATTCACGGTGGTGGGCGGCGGACTCGCCGGGCTGATGACCACCATCAAGCTGGCCGAAGCGGGGCATCAGGTCGACATCCTGTCGCTCGTGCCGGTCAAGCGTTCCCACTCGGTGTGCGCCCAGGGAGGCATCAACGGCGCGGTGAACACGAAGGGGGAGGGTGACAGCCCGGACATCCACGTGAAGGACACGCTGCGCGGCGGAGACTTCCTCGCCGAGCAGGTCTCCGTGAAGGGCATGTGCTACGCGGCCCCCGGCATCATCTACCTGCTGGATCGCATGGGGGTGACGTTCAACCGCACGCCCGAGGGTCTGCTCGACTTCCGCCGCTTCGGCGGCACGCTTCACCACCGCACCGCCTTCGCGGGCGCCACCACCGGCCAGCAGTTGCTCTACGCGCTGGACGAGCAGGTGCGCCGCTGGGAGTCCGAGGGCCGCGTCACCAAGTACGAGCACTGGGAGTGGCTCGGCACGGTGAAGGACGGCACGGGCCGGTGCATCGGCAGCGTGGCCATGGACCTGCGCACCAACGAGATCCGCACCTTCCCCGCCGAGGCCGTGTGCCTGGCCACGGGTGGCCCGGGCATCGTGTTCGGCCGCTCCACCAACTCCATCATCAACACGGGCACCGCCGCGGGCCGTGCGTACATGGAGGGGGCCATCTACGCCAACGGCGAGTTCATCCAGGTGCACCCCACCTCCATCCCGGGTGAGGACAAGCTGCGCCTGATGAGCGAGTCGGTGCGTGGCGAGGGCGGCCGCGTGTGGGTGCCGCGCAAGAAGGGCGACGTGCGCGATCCCCGGCAGATCCCCGAGAGCGATCGCTTCTACTTCCTCGAGGAGAAGTACCCCAAGTACAAGAACCTCGTGCCGCGCGACGTGGCCACGCGCGAGATCTTCACCGTGTGCCGCGAGCTGGGCCTGGGCATCGGCGGCCGCGACGCCGTGTTCCTGGACGTCACGCACATCCCCGCGGCCAAGCTCACCGAGAAGCTCGGCGGCGTGATGGAGATCTACGAGAAGTTCGTGGGCGATGACCCGCGCCACGTGCCCATGCAGATCTTCCCGGGCATGCACTACTCGATGGGCGGCCTGCACGTGTCCTTCGAGGCGGACTCGAAGACGCAGACGCCGCTGGTGGGCAGCCCCATCAACCACACCACGCGCATCCCCGGCCTGTACGCCGCGGGCGAGGCCGAGTACGCCTACCACGGCGCCAACCGCCTGGGCGCCAACTCGCTCCTGTCCTGCATCTACGCCGGCATGCTCAGCGGCCCGGCCATGGCGTCGTTCGCCAAGAACAACACCAAGAGCGCCACCGACGCGGACCTGCAGAAGCACTTCGCCGAGGCGAAGAAGTTCTGGGAGGAGCGCTTCGCCTCCATCAAGAAGATGGACGGCAAGGAGAACGCGTACGGGCTCACCAAGGAGCTCGGCGACATCATGACGGAGAACGTCACCGTCGTGCGCTACAACGACCGGCTGCAGAAGACGCTGGATCGGATCCGCGAGTTCAAGGATCGCTGGAAGAACATCAACGCGCTGGACACGGGCAACGTGGCCAACCGCAGCATCTCCTACGCCAACCAGCTCTGGAACATGTTCGAGCTGGCCGAGGTCATCACCAAGAGCGCGCTGATGCGCGACGAGAGCCGCGGCGCCCACTACAAGCCGGACTTCTCGCTGCCCGAGCCCGCCTCGAAGGACCCCACGCAGGACGCCAACTGGATGGGGCTGTGGAAGAAGCGCCACGAGAAGTGGGCCAAGGCGACGCTCGCGTCCTATTCGCCCGAGTCGCCGCAGATCAGCTACGAGGACATCCCCACGCCCGTGCTCGACCCCGAGCCGCGCTGGTACGCCTGA
- the sdhB gene encoding succinate dehydrogenase iron-sulfur subunit encodes MDHATTTQAPVSNTTKHVTFRIWRQDGPDQQGHYDEFRIAYRPGANVVSCLMEIQRNPVTTDGRKVAPVIWDAACLEEVCGSCAMNINGRVRMACSALIDRVIGNGEATITLEPMKKFPVTRDLSVNRDRMFEALKRVKGWIPIDGTHNLGPGPRQSPADHSVMYKLSTCITCGSCLEACPQVTIDNDFMGAAAISQARLFNMNPTGKMNSEERVRGLMGPGGIQDCGKAQNCVKVCPKEIPLTTSIAVMNREVTKQIIKDIFFNQEGDKKATGGPG; translated from the coding sequence ATGGACCACGCGACCACGACGCAAGCGCCTGTCAGCAACACGACCAAGCACGTCACCTTCCGCATCTGGCGCCAGGACGGTCCGGATCAGCAGGGGCACTACGACGAGTTCCGCATCGCCTACCGCCCGGGAGCCAACGTCGTCTCCTGTCTCATGGAGATCCAGCGCAACCCCGTCACCACCGACGGGCGCAAGGTGGCCCCGGTCATCTGGGACGCCGCGTGCCTGGAAGAGGTGTGCGGCAGCTGCGCCATGAACATCAACGGCCGGGTGCGCATGGCGTGCTCCGCGCTCATCGATCGCGTCATCGGCAATGGGGAAGCCACCATCACCCTGGAGCCGATGAAGAAGTTCCCCGTCACGCGCGACCTGTCGGTGAACCGCGATCGCATGTTCGAGGCGCTCAAGCGCGTCAAGGGGTGGATCCCCATCGACGGCACCCACAACCTGGGCCCCGGTCCGCGCCAGTCTCCGGCGGATCACTCGGTGATGTACAAGCTGTCCACGTGCATCACGTGCGGCAGCTGCCTCGAGGCGTGCCCGCAGGTGACGATCGACAACGACTTCATGGGCGCCGCCGCCATCAGCCAGGCGCGGCTCTTCAACATGAACCCCACGGGCAAGATGAACTCCGAGGAGCGCGTGCGCGGGCTCATGGGCCCCGGCGGCATCCAGGACTGCGGCAAGGCACAGAACTGCGTGAAGGTGTGCCCCAAGGAGATCCCGCTCACCACCTCCATCGCGGTGATGAACCGCGAGGTGACCAAGCAGATCATCAAGGACATCTTCTTCAATCAGGAAGGCGACAAGAAGGCGACGGGCGGTCCGGGCTAG
- the sucC gene encoding ADP-forming succinate--CoA ligase subunit beta, which translates to MKIHEYQGKELFRKYGVPTPRGILANTPDEAEKAAKELGTSVVVVKAQIHAGGRGKGGGVKLAKSPAEAKQLAQQMIGMMLKTIQTGPEGQKVNKVYIEEGLAIGQELYLGVTLDRATSRITFMASREGGVEIEEVAAHSPEKILREAVDPVAGFQDFQGRKLAFGLGLSGPTVNKFVQFCSALYRMFIETDASLVEINPLVITKDGGVVALDAKVDFEENALYRHKDLLAYRDLAEEEPRETQAKEWDLAYIALDGNIGCMVNGAGLAMATMDTIKLVGGNPANFLDVGGGASKEKVTAAFKLILADPQVKAVLVNIFGGIMKCDIIAEGIIAAAKEVQLKIPLVVRLEGTNVQQGKDLLSNSGLAITPADNLRQAAEKAVAAVK; encoded by the coding sequence ATGAAGATCCACGAGTACCAGGGCAAGGAACTCTTCCGGAAGTATGGGGTCCCCACGCCGCGAGGCATCCTCGCGAACACTCCCGACGAGGCCGAGAAGGCCGCGAAGGAGTTGGGCACCTCGGTGGTCGTCGTGAAGGCCCAGATTCACGCGGGCGGCCGTGGCAAGGGCGGCGGCGTGAAGCTGGCCAAGAGCCCCGCCGAGGCCAAGCAGCTCGCCCAGCAGATGATCGGCATGATGCTCAAGACGATCCAGACCGGGCCCGAGGGCCAGAAGGTCAACAAGGTCTACATCGAGGAAGGTCTGGCCATCGGTCAGGAGCTCTACCTCGGCGTGACGCTGGATCGCGCCACCTCGCGCATCACCTTCATGGCCTCGCGCGAGGGCGGTGTGGAGATCGAGGAAGTGGCCGCGCACAGCCCGGAGAAGATCCTCCGCGAGGCGGTGGACCCGGTGGCGGGCTTCCAGGACTTCCAGGGCCGCAAGCTGGCCTTCGGCCTGGGCCTGTCGGGTCCCACGGTGAACAAGTTCGTGCAGTTCTGCTCCGCGCTCTACCGCATGTTCATCGAGACGGACGCGTCGCTGGTGGAGATCAACCCGCTGGTCATCACCAAGGATGGCGGCGTGGTGGCGCTCGACGCGAAGGTGGACTTCGAGGAGAACGCGCTCTACCGGCACAAGGATCTGCTCGCCTACCGTGACCTCGCGGAGGAGGAGCCGCGCGAGACCCAGGCCAAGGAGTGGGACCTGGCCTACATCGCGCTGGATGGCAACATCGGCTGCATGGTGAACGGCGCGGGTCTGGCCATGGCCACCATGGACACCATCAAGCTGGTGGGCGGCAACCCGGCCAACTTCCTCGACGTGGGCGGTGGCGCGAGCAAGGAGAAGGTGACGGCGGCCTTCAAGCTCATCCTGGCCGATCCGCAGGTCAAGGCGGTGCTCGTCAACATCTTCGGCGGCATCATGAAGTGCGACATCATCGCCGAGGGCATCATCGCCGCGGCGAAGGAAGTGCAGCTGAAGATCCCGCTCGTGGTCCGGCTCGAGGGCACCAACGTGCAGCAGGGCAAGGACTTGTTGAGCAACTCCGGCCTCGCCATCACCCCCGCCGACAACCTCCGCCAGGCCGCCGAGAAGGCCGTCGCGGCGGTGAAGTAG
- the sucD gene encoding succinate--CoA ligase subunit alpha, whose protein sequence is MSILVNNDTKVLCQGITGSAGSFHSKQMLEYGTKLVGGVTPGKGGTDFEGKVPVFNTVADAVKQTGANTSVIFVPPPFAADSIMEAADAGISLIITITEGIPVNDMVKAKRYLQGKPGVRLIGPNCPGVITPGAKCKIGIMPGHIHKPGRIGVVSRSGTLTYEAVYQLTQLGLGQSTAVGIGGDPVNGTDFVDVLKLFNDDPETDAVIMIGEIGGNAEEAGAEYVAREFKKPIAGFIAGQSAPPGKRMGHAGAIISGGKGTASEKIKAMEAAGFLMAASPAELGTTLQEAIKRGPPKKSR, encoded by the coding sequence ATGAGCATCCTCGTCAACAACGACACGAAGGTCCTCTGCCAGGGCATCACCGGCTCGGCGGGCTCGTTCCACTCCAAGCAGATGCTGGAGTACGGCACCAAGCTGGTCGGCGGCGTGACGCCGGGCAAGGGCGGCACCGACTTCGAGGGCAAGGTCCCCGTGTTCAACACGGTGGCCGACGCGGTGAAGCAGACCGGGGCGAACACCTCGGTCATCTTCGTGCCGCCCCCCTTCGCCGCGGACTCCATCATGGAGGCGGCCGACGCGGGCATCTCCCTCATCATCACCATCACCGAGGGCATCCCCGTCAACGACATGGTGAAGGCCAAGCGCTACCTGCAGGGCAAGCCGGGCGTGCGCCTCATCGGTCCCAACTGCCCCGGCGTCATCACCCCGGGCGCCAAGTGCAAGATCGGCATCATGCCGGGTCACATCCACAAGCCGGGCCGCATCGGCGTGGTGTCGCGCTCGGGCACGCTGACGTACGAGGCCGTGTACCAGCTCACCCAGCTGGGCCTGGGCCAGTCCACCGCGGTGGGCATCGGCGGCGACCCGGTCAACGGCACGGACTTCGTGGACGTGCTCAAGCTCTTCAATGACGACCCGGAGACGGACGCGGTCATCATGATCGGCGAGATCGGCGGCAACGCCGAGGAGGCCGGTGCCGAGTACGTGGCGCGCGAGTTCAAGAAGCCCATCGCGGGCTTCATCGCCGGCCAGTCGGCTCCTCCGGGCAAGCGCATGGGCCACGCGGGCGCCATCATCTCCGGCGGCAAGGGCACGGCGTCCGAGAAGATCAAGGCCATGGAGGCCGCGGGCTTCCTCATGGCCGCCAGCCCCGCCGAGCTGGGCACCACGCTGCAGGAGGCCATCAAGCGCGGTCCTCCGAAGAAGAGCCGCTAG
- the ndk gene encoding nucleoside-diphosphate kinase: MAIERTLSIIKPDGLQKGVIGKIISRFEEKGLKPVAIRLQHLSQAQAEGFYAVHKARPFFKDLVSFMISGPVVLMVLEGENAVAGNRDLMGATNPANAAPGTIRRDFATSIDQNTVHGSDSLENAKNEIAYFFRETEIHGYEYSGKK; the protein is encoded by the coding sequence ATGGCCATCGAGCGTACGCTGTCCATCATCAAGCCCGACGGGCTTCAGAAGGGCGTCATCGGCAAGATCATCTCCCGCTTCGAGGAGAAGGGTCTCAAGCCGGTCGCCATCCGTCTGCAGCACCTGTCGCAGGCGCAGGCCGAGGGGTTCTACGCCGTCCACAAGGCGCGCCCCTTCTTCAAGGACCTGGTGAGCTTCATGATCTCCGGCCCCGTCGTCCTGATGGTGCTCGAGGGTGAGAACGCCGTCGCGGGCAACCGTGATCTCATGGGCGCCACCAACCCGGCCAACGCGGCCCCCGGCACCATCCGCCGCGACTTCGCCACCAGCATCGACCAGAACACGGTGCACGGCTCGGACAGCCTGGAGAACGCGAAGAACGAGATCGCGTACTTCTTCCGCGAGACCGAGATCCACGGCTACGAGTACTCCGGCAAGAAGTAG
- a CDS encoding dienelactone hydrolase family protein has protein sequence MSLDTRAVEYTHGDKAFEGVLAFDSGREGKRPAVLVFHGWEGRSEAQLDFAKKLTDWGYAGFACDLYGKGLRGTTPDECRALMTPLVADRATLRDRILKTVETVRSLSEVDATRVAAIGFCFGGLCVLDLARTGADVRGVASFHGLLGRPDDLAETEIKAKVMVFHGWDDPMALPEDVVALGRELTRCKADWQVHAYGGTMHAFMAPFANDPASGILYSEKASRRAWTSLAPFLAEVFFS, from the coding sequence ATGAGCCTCGACACCCGAGCAGTCGAATACACCCACGGCGACAAGGCCTTCGAGGGCGTGCTGGCCTTCGACAGCGGCCGCGAGGGCAAGCGGCCCGCGGTGCTGGTCTTCCACGGGTGGGAAGGCCGCAGCGAGGCGCAGCTCGACTTCGCGAAGAAGCTCACCGATTGGGGATATGCGGGCTTCGCCTGTGATCTCTACGGCAAGGGCCTGAGGGGCACGACACCCGACGAGTGTCGGGCGCTCATGACGCCCCTGGTTGCCGACCGGGCAACGCTGCGCGACCGCATCTTGAAGACCGTCGAGACCGTCCGGAGCCTGTCCGAGGTGGATGCCACCCGGGTGGCCGCGATCGGGTTCTGCTTCGGGGGGCTGTGCGTGCTGGACCTGGCGCGCACGGGCGCGGACGTACGAGGCGTGGCGAGCTTCCATGGCCTGCTGGGCCGCCCCGATGATCTCGCGGAGACGGAGATCAAGGCCAAGGTCATGGTCTTCCACGGGTGGGACGATCCCATGGCACTGCCCGAGGACGTGGTGGCCCTGGGCCGCGAGCTCACCCGGTGCAAGGCGGACTGGCAGGTGCACGCGTACGGCGGGACCATGCACGCCTTCATGGCGCCGTTCGCCAATGATCCCGCCTCGGGCATCCTGTACAGTGAGAAGGCCTCGCGCCGCGCGTGGACGTCGCTCGCGCCCTTCCTCGCCGAGGTCTTCTTCTCCTGA
- a CDS encoding DUF4265 domain-containing protein, whose protein sequence is MTERLKLRFPFENSDGVGETETMWVIQRDDGYEIDNIPFYVTGLAAGDTVSAQPDASGVLWYSELVRPGGHSTIQLWFSRQEDVEPVRAALRQRGCASEVSDLPRLVAVDVPPDVPYEAIKAFLEQGERAGQFEYQEACLGFIEPKREDEESRRDPS, encoded by the coding sequence ATGACTGAGAGACTGAAACTCCGCTTCCCGTTCGAGAATTCTGATGGCGTGGGCGAGACCGAGACCATGTGGGTCATCCAACGGGATGATGGGTATGAAATCGACAACATCCCATTTTACGTCACGGGGCTCGCCGCGGGAGATACCGTCTCGGCCCAGCCAGACGCGAGTGGAGTTCTCTGGTACTCCGAGCTGGTACGCCCTGGCGGGCATAGCACCATTCAGCTCTGGTTTTCGAGGCAGGAGGATGTTGAACCGGTCCGAGCGGCCCTCCGTCAACGGGGCTGCGCCTCGGAAGTGAGCGACCTGCCTCGATTGGTGGCAGTGGATGTTCCTCCCGACGTGCCCTACGAAGCCATCAAGGCGTTCCTAGAACAGGGTGAACGTGCCGGGCAGTTCGAGTACCAGGAAGCGTGTCTGGGCTTCATTGAACCAAAGCGAGAGGACGAGGAATCCAGAAGGGATCCATCATGA
- a CDS encoding HNH endonuclease, with product MTQLGSAASDPSSFASKATKGGAGDSRTGKAFTPAGKKKIDAANATKNDGINKCENCGIEVVPGQKSQSGVSPPTNQRERDHVIPKSKGGEGTPENGQVLCRECNLEKSNKAP from the coding sequence TTGACCCAGCTGGGGTCAGCGGCCAGCGACCCCTCCTCCTTCGCGAGCAAGGCCACGAAAGGAGGTGCAGGTGACTCCCGCACGGGGAAAGCCTTTACCCCCGCCGGAAAGAAGAAGATCGACGCGGCGAACGCCACGAAGAACGATGGCATCAACAAGTGCGAGAACTGTGGGATCGAGGTCGTGCCTGGACAAAAGAGCCAGAGCGGTGTGTCGCCCCCCACCAACCAGCGCGAGCGCGATCATGTCATCCCGAAAAGCAAAGGCGGCGAAGGGACACCTGAAAATGGGCAGGTGTTGTGCCGGGAGTGCAATCTCGAAAAATCAAACAAGGCGCCATGA
- the rlmN gene encoding 23S rRNA (adenine(2503)-C(2))-methyltransferase RlmN: MTPTEPASATVDTAAPPVPAPTPAATPRTEVSSLTLEGLTRFLTEQLGERAFRAGQLYRWIHQRGATSFDEMTDLSKALREKLKAHAEIVPLVKDAEQRSVDGTIKYRWKTRDGRYIESVYMPSEDRKTLCVSTQVGCAMACTFCMTGTLGLKRNLTPGEIVAQVHAVNREVRKNEGLETLRPLSNLVFMGMGEPLHNFENLKTSLAILQSQDGPNFSHRHITVSTVGLVPMIERFGQETDVKLAISLNASTDEQRSKTMPVNRKWNIAALLDACRKFPLRQGRRITFEYVLLRDFNDSDEDAARLIQLLDGIPAKVNLIPYNENPGLGFQTTMDERAERFRELLCAGHVAAFIRQNRGRDIAGACGQLANRGGESPSETPQSPELP, encoded by the coding sequence ATGACGCCGACAGAGCCCGCCAGCGCCACCGTCGACACCGCCGCCCCGCCCGTGCCCGCGCCCACCCCGGCCGCCACGCCGCGCACGGAGGTCTCCAGCCTTACCCTGGAGGGGCTCACCCGCTTCCTCACCGAGCAGCTCGGCGAGCGCGCCTTCCGCGCCGGCCAGCTCTACCGGTGGATCCACCAGCGCGGCGCCACCTCGTTCGACGAGATGACGGACCTGTCCAAGGCCCTGCGCGAGAAGCTCAAGGCCCATGCGGAGATCGTCCCCCTGGTCAAGGACGCCGAGCAGCGCTCGGTGGACGGCACCATCAAGTACCGCTGGAAGACCCGGGACGGCCGCTACATCGAGTCCGTCTACATGCCCTCGGAGGACCGCAAGACGCTGTGCGTGTCCACCCAGGTGGGCTGCGCCATGGCGTGCACCTTCTGCATGACGGGCACGCTCGGCCTCAAGCGCAACCTCACCCCGGGGGAGATCGTCGCCCAGGTGCACGCGGTCAACCGCGAGGTGCGCAAGAACGAGGGCCTGGAGACCCTGCGCCCGCTCTCCAACCTGGTCTTCATGGGCATGGGCGAGCCCCTGCACAACTTCGAGAACCTCAAGACGTCGCTCGCCATCCTCCAGTCCCAGGACGGGCCCAACTTCAGCCACCGCCACATCACCGTGTCCACCGTGGGCCTCGTGCCGATGATCGAGCGCTTCGGGCAGGAGACGGACGTGAAGCTCGCCATCTCCCTCAACGCGAGCACCGACGAGCAGCGCTCCAAGACGATGCCCGTCAACCGCAAGTGGAACATCGCCGCGCTGCTCGACGCCTGCCGCAAGTTCCCCCTGCGCCAGGGCCGCCGCATCACCTTCGAGTACGTGCTCCTGCGCGACTTCAACGACTCGGACGAGGACGCCGCGCGCCTCATCCAGCTGCTCGACGGCATCCCCGCCAAGGTCAACCTCATCCCCTACAACGAGAACCCCGGCCTGGGCTTCCAGACGACCATGGACGAGCGCGCCGAGCGCTTCCGGGAACTGCTCTGCGCGGGGCACGTGGCGGCCTTCATCCGCCAGAATCGGGGCCGGGACATCGCCGGCGCCTGTGGCCAGCTGGCCAATCGGGGAGGGGAGAGCCCCTCGGAAACACCGCAAAGCCCCGAGCTTCCTTGA
- the rpsP gene encoding 30S ribosomal protein S16, with amino-acid sequence MAVVLRLARAGAKKKPYYHVVATDSRNPRDGKFIEAVGAYDPNQNPAKVEFDADRLEYWLKSGALPSETVGELIKRHKRTAAATPAS; translated from the coding sequence ATGGCCGTTGTCCTCCGTCTCGCCCGCGCGGGCGCCAAGAAGAAGCCGTACTACCACGTGGTGGCCACCGACTCCCGCAACCCCCGGGACGGCAAGTTCATCGAGGCCGTGGGCGCCTACGATCCGAACCAGAACCCGGCCAAGGTGGAGTTCGACGCGGATCGTCTGGAGTACTGGCTCAAGAGCGGCGCGCTGCCCTCCGAGACCGTTGGCGAGCTCATCAAGCGCCACAAGCGCACCGCCGCCGCCACCCCCGCTTCCTAG
- a CDS encoding KH domain-containing protein, translating to MEQLILYLVRALVDHPDQVGLRASEVDGAQLYELKVSPEDVGKVIGRDGRTVGALRTLLGAAGQKQGQKVRLEIQDDRRPPQTPSSATPPEGQ from the coding sequence GTGGAGCAACTCATCCTCTATTTGGTACGGGCCCTGGTCGATCACCCCGATCAGGTCGGCCTGCGCGCGTCCGAGGTGGACGGGGCCCAGCTCTATGAGCTGAAGGTCTCCCCCGAGGACGTGGGCAAGGTCATCGGCCGTGACGGGCGCACCGTGGGCGCCCTCCGGACGCTGCTCGGCGCCGCGGGCCAGAAGCAGGGCCAGAAGGTCCGCCTGGAAATCCAGGACGACCGGCGCCCGCCCCAGACCCCGTCCTCCGCCACCCCTCCCGAGGGACAGTGA
- the rimM gene encoding ribosome maturation factor RimM (Essential for efficient processing of 16S rRNA) codes for MGYVSRAHGLKGEVAVRPFDPASESLDYVERVLVRTRAGQERLLRIESVRPTPKETLVVFEQVERREDAEALVGATVLVFREDLEPPEEDEYFQGDLVGLTAVDEAGNVLGRVEELWDTGEVPNLVIRAEGREELVVPFADDFVSTVDIPGGRLVVKPPEFLEVGGGGPEEEA; via the coding sequence ATGGGCTACGTGTCCCGGGCCCATGGGCTCAAGGGCGAGGTGGCCGTGCGCCCCTTCGATCCCGCCTCCGAGTCGCTCGATTACGTCGAGCGCGTGCTCGTGCGCACCCGCGCGGGCCAGGAGCGGCTCTTGCGCATCGAGTCCGTGCGGCCCACTCCCAAGGAGACCCTCGTGGTCTTCGAGCAGGTGGAGCGACGCGAGGACGCCGAGGCCCTGGTGGGCGCCACCGTGCTCGTCTTCCGCGAGGACCTCGAGCCTCCCGAGGAGGACGAGTACTTCCAGGGCGACCTGGTGGGCCTCACCGCGGTGGACGAGGCCGGCAACGTGCTCGGCCGCGTGGAGGAGCTCTGGGACACCGGGGAAGTGCCCAACCTGGTGATCCGCGCCGAGGGCCGTGAGGAGCTCGTCGTGCCCTTCGCCGACGACTTCGTCTCCACCGTGGACATCCCGGGTGGACGGCTCGTGGTGAAGCCTCCGGAGTTCCTGGAGGTGGGTGGAGGCGGGCCGGAAGAGGAGGCGTGA
- the trmD gene encoding tRNA (guanosine(37)-N1)-methyltransferase TrmD — MYPVEVLTLFPDSVLGYLGASILGKAREKGLVGVTVTPIRDYAEGKHRVTDDAPYGGGAGMVMKPEPLVAALEAARSRAPAGAKALLMSPRGPTFTQARARELAREPGLILVCGRYEGVDERVMPFLDGEVSLGDFILTGGEVAALAVVDAVARLLPGVLGNESSSVTESFEENLLEHPHYTRPPSFRGAEVPAVLQCGDHARIARWRRWHALRLTQERRPDLFARLELGKADVKLLQKKEEEL; from the coding sequence ATGTACCCCGTGGAGGTGCTCACCCTCTTTCCCGACAGCGTCCTGGGCTACCTGGGCGCGAGCATCCTCGGCAAGGCGCGCGAGAAGGGCCTGGTGGGCGTCACCGTCACGCCCATCCGCGACTACGCCGAGGGCAAGCACCGTGTCACCGACGACGCCCCCTACGGCGGCGGCGCGGGCATGGTGATGAAGCCCGAGCCCCTGGTGGCCGCGCTCGAGGCCGCCCGGAGCCGCGCTCCCGCGGGCGCCAAGGCCCTGCTGATGAGTCCTCGGGGCCCGACGTTCACCCAGGCCCGGGCGCGCGAGCTCGCCCGAGAGCCAGGGCTGATCCTCGTGTGCGGCCGCTACGAGGGGGTGGACGAGCGCGTGATGCCCTTCCTGGATGGGGAGGTGTCGCTCGGCGACTTCATCCTCACCGGGGGCGAGGTGGCCGCCCTGGCCGTGGTGGACGCCGTGGCGCGGCTGTTGCCGGGGGTGCTCGGCAACGAGTCCTCCAGCGTCACCGAGAGCTTCGAGGAGAACCTCCTCGAGCATCCGCACTACACCCGGCCTCCCTCCTTCCGGGGCGCCGAGGTGCCCGCCGTCCTCCAGTGTGGAGATCACGCCCGAATTGCCCGGTGGCGGCGCTGGCACGCGCTGCGGCTCACCCAGGAGAGGCGGCCGGATCTGTTCGCTCGCCTGGAGCTGGGCAAGGCGGACGTGAAGCTGTTGCAGAAGAAAGAGGAGGAGTTGTAG
- the rplS gene encoding 50S ribosomal protein L19 — MRRSAIEYVEAKNLRQDVTAFQTGDSVRVHWKIKEGDKERVQAFEGLVIRKTRGYNRATFTVRKVSFGVGVERIFPVHSPRYEKIEVLTRGHVNRNRLFYIRNLKGKASRVESQEDAEMRRAAKAHQAKA; from the coding sequence ATGCGTCGCAGCGCTATCGAGTACGTGGAGGCCAAGAACCTCCGTCAGGACGTCACCGCTTTCCAAACGGGTGACTCGGTTCGAGTTCACTGGAAGATCAAGGAAGGCGACAAGGAGCGCGTGCAGGCCTTCGAGGGTCTCGTGATCCGCAAGACGCGGGGCTACAACCGCGCCACCTTCACCGTGCGCAAGGTGTCCTTCGGCGTGGGCGTGGAGCGCATCTTCCCGGTGCACAGCCCCCGCTACGAGAAGATCGAGGTCCTCACCCGCGGTCACGTCAACCGCAACCGCCTCTTCTACATCCGCAACCTCAAGGGCAAGGCCTCCCGCGTGGAGAGCCAGGAGGACGCGGAGATGCGCCGCGCCGCCAAGGCCCACCAGGCCAAGGCCTGA